From one Coriobacteriia bacterium genomic stretch:
- a CDS encoding DUF3883 domain-containing protein — protein MKLVSRDWSQVEVEAVVADYFAMLQKELRGEAFNKSVHRRALLTMLDQRTDGSVERKHSNISAVLVELDHPYLRGYKPLYNYQRALVDAVVERLSADGELEASVQASTTAVAQVPSVSDILARLVDAPMPSTPAAPVVREHAVAWRVRRGTNYLEREARNSSLGLAGEEFVVNFERARLLRAGADRFVDRVEHVSLTVGDGLGYDVRSFDSGGSELLIEVKTTGYGKLTPFFLSPNELNVSRQKSSNYQLYRVFDFRTDPRLFAVSGALDVACNLEPSQYLARVG, from the coding sequence ATGAAGCTGGTGTCGAGAGACTGGTCACAGGTTGAAGTCGAGGCGGTGGTAGCGGACTACTTCGCCATGCTCCAGAAGGAGTTGCGAGGCGAAGCGTTCAACAAGTCTGTACATCGCCGGGCCCTGCTAACCATGTTGGATCAGCGCACGGACGGTTCAGTTGAACGGAAGCACTCAAACATCAGCGCCGTGCTCGTCGAGTTGGATCATCCATACCTGCGCGGATACAAGCCGCTGTACAACTATCAGCGGGCGCTGGTAGATGCCGTTGTCGAGAGACTGTCCGCTGACGGGGAACTTGAGGCATCAGTTCAGGCATCAACGACAGCCGTGGCCCAGGTTCCCTCAGTTTCAGACATACTCGCTCGACTTGTTGATGCCCCCATGCCTTCTACCCCGGCTGCCCCAGTCGTTCGTGAGCATGCGGTCGCCTGGCGCGTTCGGCGTGGTACGAACTATTTGGAGAGAGAAGCACGGAACAGCTCACTTGGTCTTGCGGGCGAGGAGTTCGTTGTGAACTTCGAGAGGGCGAGACTACTGCGAGCCGGTGCGGATCGTTTTGTTGACAGAGTCGAACATGTCTCACTGACCGTGGGCGACGGCCTAGGCTACGACGTGCGTTCGTTTGACAGCGGCGGCTCAGAGCTGCTCATCGAAGTGAAGACCACCGGCTACGGGAAGCTGACACCTTTCTTTCTCTCTCCCAACGAGTTGAATGTCTCTAGACAGAAGTCGTCCAACTATCAGCTCTACAGGGTCTTCGACTTTCGCACAGACCCCCGCCTCTTCGCGGTCAGTGGCGCTCTTGATGTTGCGTGCAATTTGGAGCCGTCACAGTACTTGGCGCGCGTGGGTTGA
- a CDS encoding TfoX/Sxy family protein, translated as MSSELSFVDYVCDQMRDAGAIRYRKMFGEFAIYCDDKVVALVCDDQLFVKPTPGGRAFLGEPVEAPPYTGAKHYFLIDRLDDRDWLSQLVQLTAQDLPEPEPKLRRPSGSA; from the coding sequence TTGTCGTCAGAATTGAGCTTCGTCGATTACGTGTGTGACCAGATGCGCGATGCCGGCGCGATCCGCTACCGAAAAATGTTTGGCGAGTTCGCGATCTACTGTGACGACAAGGTGGTCGCCCTCGTGTGCGACGATCAGCTCTTCGTCAAGCCAACACCAGGCGGCCGCGCGTTCCTAGGCGAACCCGTCGAGGCGCCTCCCTACACTGGCGCGAAGCACTACTTCCTCATTGATCGGCTCGATGATCGGGATTGGCTGTCGCAGCTTGTTCAACTCACCGCTCAGGACTTGCCTGAGCCAGAGCCGAAGCTTCGCCGTCCGAGTGGATCCGCGTGA